In Paenibacillus sonchi, a single genomic region encodes these proteins:
- a CDS encoding serine hydrolase → MRKAIRNTGLAVLLLSAGIVTACTAADGAAASDQKPAEKVSLEGPKDSKEVEAFADSVFADNMKKFNTVGSNFVVVKDGKVLLSKGYGYADREKKIPVDKDTVFQIGSVTKSFTALAAMQLVDQGKIDLKHDIQEYLGGMKVPNKTGKPLTMFDLLTYTSGVDLPDIVTDYSVEYLNKDISMKGYLNKNMPTVVRPPGEVYTYDNFGFMLAGYAVENVSGMPYSQYMEKNVFKPLGMNKTSVRLTPEILSNMAAHYGPNGELQPTNGFAPSEKPDGGMTSTGEDMAKYLIMHLNKGEFEGKQIVSRKSIDLMHTYQFYADPAIPITTVGFEGYFNNVMNGQHVILKGGNVPGHSSLIALLPEKNTALYLSYNNDSMMSLGVYEAFMNHYFPKTVEAQPSTYSKISKQAAQAYVGLYRNTRLYGVRSKISYADGNLFMETGTTGKHTLKMVHPLLFEDEAGNKMAFKKDKSGDITYFYYTNPNGMDFVAYSQKVKMKPAFSDVPNDSVYKSYIDNLNSLDIMGAKSGNRFDPKGKITQGEFADVLLRAHGMHTFPDEFRENKKRMIAGVPNYQPKSLITRQMAAVMIQNLKHAVPETKVKLTGKTDSWAVDAIAALVSQGITDPDTKINSGQTVNFRSTQTLSRQEASALLDKAFGYYTLPIKP, encoded by the coding sequence ATGAGAAAAGCAATCCGCAACACCGGTCTTGCAGTTCTGCTATTATCTGCGGGTATCGTTACAGCTTGTACAGCTGCTGATGGTGCAGCTGCATCAGATCAGAAACCAGCAGAGAAAGTCAGCTTGGAAGGGCCAAAAGATTCAAAGGAAGTGGAGGCGTTCGCTGATTCTGTATTTGCGGACAATATGAAGAAATTCAATACAGTCGGCTCCAATTTTGTAGTCGTTAAGGACGGAAAAGTGCTTTTAAGTAAAGGGTACGGTTATGCAGATAGAGAAAAGAAGATACCAGTCGATAAAGATACTGTTTTCCAAATTGGATCTGTTACCAAGTCTTTTACAGCATTGGCGGCTATGCAGCTTGTCGATCAAGGAAAAATTGATCTTAAGCATGACATCCAAGAATATCTCGGTGGGATGAAGGTACCTAACAAAACGGGAAAACCGCTGACGATGTTTGATCTGCTTACCTATACGAGCGGGGTGGACTTGCCGGATATCGTCACTGATTACTCGGTGGAGTATTTGAATAAGGACATTTCAATGAAGGGGTATCTCAATAAGAATATGCCGACTGTGGTAAGACCTCCGGGAGAAGTTTATACGTATGACAATTTTGGTTTTATGCTGGCGGGATATGCAGTAGAGAACGTAAGCGGCATGCCTTATTCGCAATATATGGAGAAGAATGTATTCAAACCATTAGGGATGAACAAGACCAGTGTTAGATTAACCCCTGAAATATTATCCAATATGGCTGCGCACTATGGACCGAACGGTGAGCTTCAGCCGACAAATGGATTCGCGCCGTCCGAGAAACCTGATGGAGGTATGACTTCAACAGGTGAAGACATGGCTAAGTACTTGATTATGCACTTAAACAAAGGAGAATTTGAAGGCAAACAAATCGTCAGCAGAAAAAGCATCGATTTGATGCATACCTATCAATTTTACGCTGATCCTGCAATTCCTATCACAACCGTTGGATTCGAAGGGTATTTCAACAATGTGATGAATGGCCAGCATGTAATCCTCAAGGGCGGAAATGTTCCGGGGCATTCCTCTTTAATTGCCCTTTTGCCAGAGAAGAATACTGCTTTATACTTGTCTTATAATAACGATTCAATGATGAGTTTAGGTGTGTACGAGGCATTTATGAATCACTATTTTCCTAAGACTGTAGAAGCGCAGCCATCCACCTATTCGAAAATAAGCAAGCAAGCCGCCCAAGCCTATGTTGGATTATACAGAAACACACGTTTATATGGGGTAAGGTCTAAAATTTCCTATGCGGACGGGAATTTATTCATGGAAACGGGGACTACGGGCAAGCATACGCTGAAAATGGTTCATCCGCTTTTATTTGAAGATGAAGCCGGCAATAAAATGGCATTCAAAAAAGATAAATCCGGCGATATCACCTATTTCTATTATACGAATCCCAACGGAATGGATTTCGTTGCTTACTCCCAAAAAGTAAAGATGAAACCTGCATTTTCCGATGTGCCCAATGACAGTGTATATAAATCGTATATTGATAATCTAAACAGTTTAGACATTATGGGAGCCAAATCAGGTAACCGCTTTGATCCTAAAGGAAAGATAACACAGGGAGAATTTGCGGATGTATTGCTGCGTGCCCATGGCATGCATACGTTTCCGGATGAATTTCGTGAAAATAAGAAGCGGATGATAGCGGGGGTCCCTAATTATCAGCCAAAATCCTTAATCACAAGACAAATGGCGGCAGTAATGATTCAAAATCTTAAGCATGCAGTGCCTGAAACGAAGGTTAAGCTAACCGGCAAAACGGATTCATGGGCGGTTGATGCAATCGCTGCACTTGTTTCTCAAGGCATTACAGACCCGGATACGAAGATTAATTCCGGCCAGACTGTTAATTTCCGGTCCACACAAACTTTGAGCCGCCAAGAAGCCAGCGCGCTGCTTGATAAAGCTTTCGGTTACTACACCTTACCAATTAAACCCTGA
- a CDS encoding aspartyl-phosphate phosphatase Spo0E family protein: MREEECLKQILEQARQDLNNLQYQYDLDHPAVLHQSMVLDELINQYTRSSITQVKKRSGAAINRLASEELWPTRSQLYRTANSAS, from the coding sequence GTGAGAGAAGAAGAATGTTTGAAACAAATATTGGAACAAGCCAGACAAGATTTGAATAATTTGCAATACCAGTACGATCTGGATCATCCAGCCGTGCTTCATCAATCGATGGTACTCGACGAACTGATTAACCAATACACCCGAAGCAGCATCACCCAAGTGAAAAAAAGATCAGGCGCAGCAATCAACCGGCTGGCATCCGAAGAGCTATGGCCAACCCGTTCACAGCTGTACCGCACCGCAAACTCCGCGTCATAA
- the ilvA gene encoding threonine ammonia-lyase IlvA → MKEGEDRIVGMEDIVRAHHVLREVIVRTPLQLDAVLSARYGCSVYLKREDLQIVRSFKIRGAYNMIRSLSAEDRAKGIVCASAGNHAQGVAYSCKALGIKGKIYMPSTTPNQKIKQVRKFGGEFVEVILKGDTFDDAYDEALQACIDHSMTLIHPFDEPRIIAGNGTIAMEVMESLDKPADFVFVTIGGGGLAAGVATYVKTVNPSTKVIGVEPSGAASMSEALQRGEVVTLEEINKFVDGAAVKRVGGLTYDICSRRLDDVVKVPEGKACTTILELYNENAIVVEPAGSLPIAALDLYRDQIRGKTVVCIVSGGNNDIDRMQEIKERSLIYEGLKHYFMVNFPQRAGALREFLADVLGPGDDITRFEYTKKNDKENGPALVGIELQHKEDYTPLIERMQQKGVEYLEINKDPNLFNMLI, encoded by the coding sequence ATGAAAGAAGGCGAAGACCGGATCGTCGGAATGGAAGATATCGTGCGTGCTCATCATGTGCTGCGGGAAGTTATTGTACGCACCCCTCTGCAACTGGATGCAGTGCTGTCGGCCAGATACGGCTGTAGTGTGTATTTGAAACGCGAGGATTTGCAGATTGTCCGCTCCTTCAAGATCCGGGGTGCCTACAATATGATCCGCAGCCTGTCTGCAGAGGACAGAGCCAAGGGTATTGTCTGTGCAAGCGCGGGAAACCATGCGCAGGGGGTAGCATATTCCTGCAAGGCGCTGGGCATTAAAGGCAAGATTTATATGCCAAGTACGACCCCTAATCAGAAGATTAAGCAGGTCCGCAAGTTCGGCGGTGAATTCGTAGAGGTGATTCTGAAGGGGGATACCTTCGATGATGCATACGATGAGGCGCTGCAGGCATGCATTGATCATAGCATGACACTGATCCATCCCTTTGATGAGCCGCGCATTATCGCCGGCAACGGTACGATTGCCATGGAGGTCATGGAGAGTCTGGACAAGCCCGCAGACTTTGTGTTCGTCACCATTGGCGGCGGCGGACTGGCGGCAGGTGTGGCTACCTATGTGAAGACGGTTAACCCGTCTACCAAGGTTATTGGCGTCGAGCCTTCCGGGGCGGCATCCATGAGCGAAGCGCTGCAGCGCGGGGAAGTAGTCACGCTGGAAGAGATCAATAAATTTGTCGATGGGGCTGCCGTGAAACGGGTGGGCGGCTTGACCTATGATATCTGCTCCCGCCGCCTGGACGATGTGGTAAAAGTACCGGAGGGCAAAGCTTGTACAACCATTCTGGAGCTGTACAATGAGAATGCGATTGTTGTGGAGCCTGCGGGTTCACTGCCCATCGCGGCGCTTGATCTGTACCGCGACCAAATCCGCGGCAAGACGGTGGTCTGCATCGTCAGCGGCGGCAATAATGACATTGACCGGATGCAGGAGATCAAAGAACGGTCGCTGATTTACGAGGGCCTTAAGCATTACTTCATGGTTAATTTTCCGCAGCGTGCCGGGGCACTGCGCGAGTTCCTGGCGGATGTGCTGGGACCCGGGGATGATATTACCCGCTTCGAATACACGAAGAAAAATGACAAGGAAAACGGTCCGGCACTGGTCGGCATCGAGCTGCAGCATAAGGAGGATTACACCCCGCTTATCGAACGCATGCAGCAGAAGGGCGTAGAGTATCTGGAAATTAACAAGGACCCCAACCTGTTTAATATGCTGATCTGA
- a CDS encoding glycine zipper family protein: MKMKTTVLTAAIAAALGLQTGLPGHVLAEGSGSSTGGAAGSKTAASANSHAEAVYKAALPLLSSSARLPEAIKYLNSNIYAVTPYQATVLTLKLENLHKAALRAWESKFMNSIVQRKLTSVYKAGISMAKLADSTDDTSLRSLLKSAGESGYKLETAEGSFFPVIDYAAYRKYRVYVTADIRNYISIMGTETDLPSSKDNGLIISWGDVAARALAQEEFIQSYPKSNRISAVKNLYSTYVTNTFYGQNNTPLFHYDNLEMDLEAQKAYSGLLAKYNGSSPFLQKLDGLMKLLKDNGYKLDDGVTEYLKSEVPQS, encoded by the coding sequence ATGAAGATGAAAACAACGGTTCTAACCGCAGCGATAGCTGCAGCTCTGGGATTGCAGACAGGCCTTCCCGGACATGTCCTTGCCGAAGGTTCGGGAAGCAGTACCGGCGGCGCTGCAGGAAGCAAGACGGCAGCATCGGCCAACAGCCATGCGGAGGCGGTATACAAGGCAGCCCTGCCGCTGCTGTCCTCTTCTGCCAGGCTGCCGGAGGCTATTAAATATCTGAACAGCAATATCTATGCGGTCACCCCCTATCAGGCAACCGTGTTGACCCTGAAGCTGGAGAATCTCCACAAGGCTGCACTGAGGGCATGGGAGAGCAAATTCATGAACAGCATTGTCCAGAGAAAACTTACCTCTGTCTATAAGGCGGGGATCAGTATGGCCAAGCTGGCCGACAGCACAGATGACACTTCTTTGCGGAGCCTCCTGAAGAGTGCGGGAGAAAGCGGCTATAAGCTGGAGACGGCGGAAGGCTCATTTTTTCCGGTGATTGACTATGCGGCTTACCGCAAATATAGAGTGTACGTCACGGCTGATATCCGTAATTATATTTCGATCATGGGCACGGAAACGGATCTTCCTTCCTCCAAGGATAACGGTCTGATCATTTCCTGGGGCGATGTTGCCGCACGCGCACTGGCCCAGGAGGAGTTCATCCAGAGCTACCCTAAGTCCAACCGCATTTCGGCGGTAAAAAACTTGTATTCCACCTATGTGACTAATACCTTTTATGGACAGAACAATACTCCCCTTTTCCATTACGACAATCTGGAAATGGATCTGGAGGCGCAGAAGGCTTACAGCGGCCTGCTGGCCAAGTACAACGGCAGCAGCCCGTTTTTGCAGAAGCTGGACGGCCTCATGAAGCTGCTGAAAGACAATGGATACAAGCTGGATGATGGCGTAACCGAGTATCTGAAATCTGAAGTACCTCAGTCCTGA
- a CDS encoding DUF1129 family protein produces MKVKAMIKQNNALREQMTPFNRSYYEDMLLGLRASKVDPVRTEELLLEAAALLLEGQAKGKNAKQIFGEHPEDYFKEIAGSAPARKVRSKLNYYLMIPWAALTGLFSVYAIAGLVLLWSTGDTEMFGQISIFTILVVGAGAVVLIEIIMKWLSSLSEDDAPKPKPFDIKGLGIYVGIAIIVVFLGIFLDNLFPVISLSPWVSLVLAVAGGLGLKFIFFKS; encoded by the coding sequence ATGAAAGTCAAAGCTATGATTAAGCAAAATAACGCGCTCCGTGAGCAGATGACACCGTTTAACCGCTCTTATTATGAAGATATGCTGCTGGGGCTCCGGGCCAGCAAGGTGGACCCTGTCCGCACCGAGGAGCTGCTGCTTGAGGCAGCGGCGCTGCTGCTGGAGGGACAGGCCAAAGGTAAAAACGCCAAGCAGATTTTTGGCGAACATCCGGAGGATTACTTCAAGGAGATTGCGGGCAGCGCTCCCGCCCGCAAAGTGCGCAGCAAGCTAAACTATTACCTGATGATTCCCTGGGCTGCCCTGACCGGACTGTTCAGCGTGTATGCAATCGCCGGACTGGTCCTGTTATGGAGCACAGGTGACACGGAGATGTTCGGACAAATCAGCATCTTTACAATACTTGTCGTAGGGGCAGGAGCTGTTGTCCTGATCGAGATCATCATGAAGTGGCTGTCCTCCTTATCCGAAGATGATGCCCCGAAGCCCAAACCCTTCGATATTAAGGGTCTCGGAATTTATGTGGGCATAGCCATCATCGTAGTATTCCTGGGCATTTTTCTGGACAACCTGTTTCCGGTCATTTCTCTCTCCCCGTGGGTGAGCCTTGTTCTGGCGGTGGCTGGAGGGCTTGGATTGAAATTTATATTCTTCAAATCATAG
- a CDS encoding alpha/beta hydrolase family protein gives MERNIIIRHNGEELTASIHYPAREKGTSGRCKDRVPLAVICHGFVGNRIGVDRIFVKAARELAADGYMVIRFDYAGCGESSGNYGSEDMESMIAQTRAVLDYGISSADVDPQRVTLIGHSLGGAVALLTGVRDRRVKNLVLWAAVGYPFNDIVKIVGREAYDRAVKSGTSDFAGYSFTPVYFNSLAAFQPFQEAGKFSGDVLVIHGTSDDVIPVDYAFLYQKLFWTRPEGRCDKEVIFQADHTFSSGPAQAQVMKRTKDWMNQQEHIQEEWQNWMI, from the coding sequence ATGGAACGGAATATTATCATCCGGCATAACGGGGAAGAATTAACAGCAAGCATCCACTATCCAGCCAGAGAGAAGGGGACTTCAGGGCGCTGCAAGGACCGCGTGCCGCTTGCGGTAATCTGCCACGGGTTTGTTGGCAACCGGATCGGGGTTGACCGGATTTTTGTCAAGGCTGCCCGGGAGCTGGCTGCAGACGGATATATGGTTATCCGCTTTGACTATGCCGGCTGCGGGGAAAGCAGCGGAAATTACGGCAGTGAAGACATGGAATCGATGATTGCCCAGACCCGGGCCGTCCTGGATTATGGAATCAGCTCTGCCGATGTAGACCCGCAGCGGGTCACGCTGATCGGACACAGTCTTGGCGGTGCAGTGGCCTTGCTTACCGGAGTGCGGGACCGCCGGGTCAAGAATCTTGTGCTGTGGGCAGCGGTGGGCTACCCGTTCAATGATATCGTAAAGATCGTGGGGAGGGAAGCTTACGACCGTGCGGTGAAAAGCGGCACCTCGGACTTTGCCGGCTACTCGTTCACTCCAGTGTATTTCAACTCGCTTGCTGCGTTTCAGCCGTTTCAGGAAGCGGGCAAGTTCAGCGGCGATGTGCTGGTGATCCACGGCACCTCTGATGATGTGATTCCCGTGGATTATGCCTTCCTCTACCAGAAGCTGTTCTGGACACGTCCGGAGGGGCGCTGCGACAAAGAGGTGATTTTTCAGGCCGATCATACCTTCTCATCAGGTCCCGCCCAAGCCCAGGTCATGAAGCGGACGAAGGACTGGATGAATCAGCAGGAGCATATTCAGGAAGAATGGCAGAACTGGATGATATAG
- a CDS encoding DODA-type extradiol aromatic ring-opening family dioxygenase translates to MKLPAFFIAHGSPLLALEDNEYTRFLERLGADLGTPRGIVVFSAHWDSPEQLITVDGQHETLHDFYGFPDEMYSLTYPAPGDPALSRRISELFAANNLPHQPVLGRGLDHGIWVILKKMFPAADIPVVALSVDSLRAPEEQYNIGKMLAPLRDEGVLLIGSGGLVHNLRLLKQDDQPEQWALDFDAWIAAGLTAWDLPSLFAYEKKAPHVRDAVPTYGREHFVPLFYVMGTADEGRRAQLMIQAYQYGTLSLNCWMVD, encoded by the coding sequence ATGAAATTACCGGCATTTTTTATTGCACATGGTTCTCCGCTGCTTGCCCTTGAGGATAACGAATATACCCGTTTTCTGGAACGTCTGGGGGCTGATCTGGGGACCCCACGCGGCATTGTAGTCTTCTCTGCGCATTGGGACAGCCCTGAGCAGCTGATTACAGTGGACGGACAGCACGAAACCTTGCATGATTTCTATGGATTTCCGGACGAGATGTACTCGCTGACCTATCCGGCCCCGGGTGATCCCGCACTAAGCCGCCGAATCTCCGAGCTCTTTGCCGCAAACAACCTCCCTCACCAGCCTGTGCTGGGAAGGGGCCTGGATCATGGAATCTGGGTGATTCTGAAGAAGATGTTCCCGGCTGCCGATATTCCGGTAGTGGCGTTATCTGTTGATTCCCTGCGTGCCCCGGAGGAGCAGTACAATATCGGCAAAATGCTGGCTCCGCTGCGGGATGAGGGGGTTCTGCTGATCGGGAGCGGAGGGCTTGTTCATAATCTGCGGCTGCTGAAGCAGGACGATCAGCCCGAGCAATGGGCGCTTGACTTCGATGCCTGGATCGCCGCTGGCCTTACAGCATGGGATTTGCCTTCCCTGTTCGCTTACGAGAAAAAAGCGCCGCATGTGCGCGATGCGGTACCCACCTATGGACGGGAGCATTTTGTGCCGCTCTTCTATGTGATGGGGACAGCCGATGAGGGCAGGCGCGCACAGCTGATGATCCAGGCCTACCAGTACGGTACGCTCAGCTTGAACTGCTGGATGGTTGACTAA
- a CDS encoding DUF3048 domain-containing protein, whose amino-acid sequence MTLSRYSSRLISGCVLAALLLTACGAQEAETVPAPTAAPVPAPLPSPAATAGPSPAAEPAAGLITSGLTGLPLEGSSLPRPLAVMINNAPAARPQSGISEADILYEVLAEGGITRLIGIFQSHTGVVKIGPIRSIRPYLIDIGESYRGVTVHAGGSPAAYAILQKEKKDDMDEIGRAGAYFWRDKERKAPHNLYSNAAKLREGADKLGYAGTAEVPGYLFTDKDDVPVEGEPAAEFNINFLLKSYTVSYKYSSERGTYLRGVNGKPHLDLNNGNPVEAANVIVMGADHKVLDDVGRLQIDIELGGEAVLFQRGQAVKGRWSRKPEDVIRFVKRDGKEAAMYPGVTHILIVPNSPTFSSHMEVSRVPVST is encoded by the coding sequence ATGACTCTAAGCCGTTACTCTTCCCGTCTAATTTCCGGGTGTGTGCTTGCTGCCCTGCTCCTTACCGCCTGCGGGGCACAGGAAGCGGAGACGGTGCCTGCTCCTACGGCAGCGCCTGTTCCTGCGCCATTGCCATCGCCTGCCGCCACTGCCGGACCGTCGCCGGCAGCCGAGCCTGCGGCAGGGTTAATCACCTCCGGGCTGACCGGACTTCCGCTGGAGGGCAGCAGCCTGCCCCGCCCTTTGGCGGTGATGATCAACAACGCGCCGGCGGCCCGGCCGCAGTCCGGGATCAGTGAGGCGGATATCCTGTATGAGGTGCTGGCCGAAGGCGGAATTACGCGCCTGATCGGAATTTTCCAGAGCCATACCGGCGTGGTCAAAATCGGACCGATCCGCAGCATCCGGCCCTATCTGATTGACATTGGCGAAAGCTACAGAGGAGTGACGGTACATGCCGGAGGAAGTCCGGCGGCATATGCCATTCTCCAGAAGGAGAAGAAGGATGATATGGACGAGATTGGCCGGGCCGGGGCGTATTTCTGGCGGGACAAGGAACGCAAAGCGCCGCATAATCTCTACAGCAATGCCGCCAAGCTGCGCGAGGGGGCGGACAAGCTCGGATACGCCGGAACCGCTGAGGTTCCCGGGTATCTTTTCACAGATAAGGATGATGTGCCGGTTGAAGGGGAGCCTGCGGCGGAGTTCAATATCAATTTCCTGCTGAAAAGCTACACCGTAAGCTATAAGTACAGCAGTGAACGGGGGACCTATCTGCGCGGGGTGAACGGCAAGCCGCATCTGGATCTGAACAACGGCAATCCGGTGGAGGCAGCCAATGTGATCGTGATGGGGGCGGACCATAAAGTGCTCGACGATGTGGGAAGACTGCAGATTGACATCGAGCTTGGCGGCGAAGCTGTGCTGTTCCAGCGTGGACAAGCAGTGAAGGGCAGATGGTCGCGCAAGCCGGAGGATGTCATCCGCTTCGTGAAGCGTGACGGTAAAGAGGCAGCGATGTATCCAGGCGTCACCCATATTCTGATTGTACCGAATAGTCCAACCTTCAGCAGCCATATGGAAGTATCCCGAGTTCCAGTTTCTACCTGA
- a CDS encoding DUF47 domain-containing protein has protein sequence MKLRKKDIFFETLENMADTIVQAADYFAQNITALRENVENFAGVMKKYESQCDTYTHTVIKELNKTFITPLERDDIMDLITSMDDVIDGLEASASRFYMYNLLEPDEYIVQFAEILRQSAYEIQKAVHLLSQKKLLAIREYTIRLNDLENQGDEVLRICTKALFESVKDPIELIKRKELYERLETTTDKCEDVANMLESIIMRNS, from the coding sequence ATGAAGTTGAGAAAAAAGGACATATTTTTTGAAACACTTGAAAATATGGCCGATACCATTGTCCAGGCAGCAGACTATTTCGCTCAGAATATTACGGCTCTCCGGGAAAATGTAGAGAACTTCGCAGGGGTAATGAAGAAATATGAATCCCAGTGCGATACGTACACGCACACCGTTATCAAGGAACTGAACAAAACGTTTATCACACCGTTGGAACGCGACGATATTATGGACCTGATCACAAGCATGGATGATGTCATTGACGGTCTTGAAGCTTCAGCCTCACGTTTTTATATGTACAACCTGCTCGAACCGGACGAGTATATCGTGCAGTTCGCAGAAATTCTCCGCCAGTCGGCGTATGAAATTCAAAAAGCGGTTCATCTGCTCTCCCAGAAGAAGCTGCTGGCGATCCGCGAGTACACCATCCGTCTGAACGACCTGGAGAACCAGGGCGATGAAGTGCTCCGCATCTGCACCAAAGCCCTGTTTGAATCGGTAAAAGACCCTATTGAGCTCATCAAGCGCAAAGAGCTGTACGAGCGGCTCGAAACTACAACCGATAAATGCGAAGATGTAGCCAACATGCTGGAATCGATCATCATGCGCAACTCATAA
- a CDS encoding amino acid ABC transporter ATP-binding protein: MIDFHQVEKHYGQFHVLKNIDLHVQEGEVVVVVGPSGSGKSTMLRCINRLETITSGGLTVDGITVNERKTDINKLRKEIGMVFQHFNLYPHKKVIDNITLAPVKVLGLTKAEAEKTAMYYLEKVGIADKAQSYPSQLSGGQQQRVAIARGLAMKPKIMLFDEPTSALDPEMVGEVLDVMRNLAREGMTMVVVTHEMGFAREVADRVIFMDQGQIVEEAEPEQFFANPQEERTRTFLSRVLSH, translated from the coding sequence TTGATTGACTTTCATCAAGTAGAGAAACATTACGGACAATTCCACGTGCTGAAGAATATTGATCTGCATGTTCAGGAAGGGGAAGTAGTCGTTGTAGTCGGTCCTTCCGGCTCCGGTAAGAGCACTATGCTGCGCTGCATCAACCGGCTGGAAACGATCACGAGCGGAGGCTTAACCGTTGATGGAATCACAGTAAATGAACGCAAGACGGACATCAACAAGCTGCGCAAGGAAATCGGGATGGTGTTCCAGCATTTCAATCTGTATCCGCATAAAAAAGTGATCGACAACATTACATTGGCACCGGTTAAAGTGCTGGGCCTGACCAAGGCAGAAGCCGAGAAAACGGCTATGTATTATCTGGAAAAGGTCGGCATCGCCGACAAAGCCCAGTCCTATCCGTCGCAATTGTCCGGCGGCCAGCAGCAGCGCGTAGCGATTGCCAGAGGCTTGGCCATGAAGCCCAAAATTATGCTGTTCGACGAACCAACCTCAGCGCTTGACCCGGAAATGGTCGGCGAGGTGCTTGACGTGATGCGCAACCTGGCCCGTGAGGGCATGACCATGGTTGTGGTCACTCATGAAATGGGCTTTGCCCGTGAGGTTGCGGACCGTGTCATCTTCATGGATCAGGGCCAAATCGTGGAAGAGGCGGAACCGGAGCAATTCTTCGCGAATCCGCAGGAAGAACGGACGCGCACTTTTCTCAGCCGGGTATTAAGCCATTAA
- a CDS encoding glutamate ABC transporter substrate-binding protein has product MSKSFKCLSVLMIAAMLVIAGCGNNNAKSNNAGSDNAAAGNSTDSKAIAKIKDRGKLLVGVKYDTRLFGLKDPASGKVEGFDIDISKAIAKHILGDENAIELKEVTSKTRIPMLNNGEIDMVVATMTITEERKKEVDFSDVYFQAGQSLLVKKGSPITGIEDVTKDTKILGSKGATSIKNIKEKVPGVTVLEFDNYQDAFSALKAGQGDALTTDDAILYGMAAQDPGYEVVGKPFTDEPYGIAVQKGNTAVVKAVNDTLAELKANGEYDAIYTKWIGKAPAK; this is encoded by the coding sequence ATGTCCAAGAGCTTCAAATGTTTAAGTGTGCTGATGATTGCGGCTATGCTGGTGATTGCCGGATGCGGCAACAACAATGCCAAGAGTAACAATGCAGGCAGTGATAATGCGGCTGCCGGAAACAGCACGGATTCCAAAGCCATCGCGAAGATTAAGGACCGCGGCAAGCTGCTGGTCGGCGTGAAGTACGATACCCGGCTGTTCGGGCTGAAAGATCCGGCTTCCGGCAAAGTGGAAGGCTTCGACATTGACATCTCCAAAGCCATCGCCAAGCACATTCTCGGTGATGAAAACGCGATTGAGCTGAAAGAAGTGACCTCCAAGACACGCATCCCCATGCTGAACAACGGCGAAATTGACATGGTTGTCGCTACCATGACTATTACAGAGGAACGTAAAAAAGAAGTGGATTTCTCCGATGTCTACTTCCAGGCCGGACAATCGCTGCTGGTGAAGAAGGGCAGCCCGATCACAGGTATTGAGGACGTGACCAAGGATACCAAGATCCTCGGCTCCAAGGGCGCAACTTCGATCAAAAATATTAAAGAGAAGGTTCCGGGTGTGACCGTGCTGGAATTCGACAACTACCAGGATGCGTTCAGCGCGCTGAAGGCCGGCCAAGGAGATGCGCTCACAACCGATGATGCGATACTGTACGGTATGGCTGCCCAGGACCCGGGGTATGAGGTGGTCGGCAAGCCGTTCACTGACGAGCCTTACGGGATTGCTGTACAAAAAGGCAACACCGCTGTAGTTAAAGCTGTGAATGATACACTGGCTGAACTAAAAGCAAACGGCGAATATGATGCCATCTACACCAAGTGGATCGGTAAAGCTCCGGCAAAATAA